The DNA window GTCCGGAAGCATCACGGAGAAGACGAGCTTTAGTGTGCCGGAAAGGTCGGCAGAGAAAGATTCATCGGTTTTTGTCGTCCTGGCTCTCTCTCCCCACCAGGCCTTTGCGCGTCGGTAAGCAGGCGATTCCGCCGGTTCGTTCAGTATTATCTCTTCGTGCCCGTAGGGACCAAGGCCCGTGTGAAAATCCACAAAGGCCACATGGGCCGCAGGATGAATATAGCGTCTGATGATCGTCCGTAAGGTCTTGTTCGACCATGTCTCGAATCGACCCCCGTAAAAAAGACCATGAGGGTGGTTATACTGCCCGCTGCTTATCGCTTCCCTGAGCGCCTTCTTACCATGCATCGCCCGGTACCACATAAGCCGCGTAACAGAGTTTGCCAGCGCCATGGTATTATAGGTTTCGAGCTCGATGGCGTCGGCCAGCGCATCGTAATAGGGGTTTTCGGGATATGGCTTGGAATGGTCGAGAAAATTGCGGTTCAAGTCGACGTTATCTTCGTTGAACCGCCTGAGATGCGCGAAGCCATAAGGGTTCAGGGCATGTATCATGACGACGCGCAGGCCGGGTCTCAACCTATCCGCAATCCCGCCGCGGAGCAGCCCTGTCTGGATGGCGGAGCCGCAGAAACCCTCCACCCCGTGCGTGCCGGAGCCGAGCACCAGTACTGCCTTCGCATCCGCCGGGCCCGGCAGGGCCACATCCGTATAGAGCGCTTCCCCCTTCGGACCGGCATTCGGATTCTTAAAGCTCTCCACCCTTGCTCCGGCCAGTCTGCATGCCTCAAGGAACTTCTCCCGCGCCTCCGTATAGTCGGCGGAGAAGTACTCTGCCGCTGACGCACCGGGTGGATGAGGGGTTCCCGTAAGCTTGTCGTGCATATTAGACACCATAGAGAGCATGTAAGGAAACGAAAAAAGGCCCGCCGACTTCGGCGGGCCTTTAAAGAACGCGGCTGAAAAATCGCATAGTGGGCCCGGCCCACCCGACAATGACCGGTCAGTGGACCGTGCCCTTGACCTCCTCCTCTTCGAACGAGAGGCGGCCACTCTGGAACGGGTCGCTCGCGAACTTGTCCCGGCACTCCTTGCAGAGTATGTAGACTATCTCCTGATAGACGTCGTCTTCGAGCCCCTTCGAAT is part of the Thermodesulfobacteriota bacterium genome and encodes:
- a CDS encoding M14 family metallopeptidase — its product is MHDKLTGTPHPPGASAAEYFSADYTEAREKFLEACRLAGARVESFKNPNAGPKGEALYTDVALPGPADAKAVLVLGSGTHGVEGFCGSAIQTGLLRGGIADRLRPGLRVVMIHALNPYGFAHLRRFNEDNVDLNRNFLDHSKPYPENPYYDALADAIELETYNTMALANSVTRLMWYRAMHGKKALREAISSGQYNHPHGLFYGGRFETWSNKTLRTIIRRYIHPAAHVAFVDFHTGLGPYGHEEIILNEPAESPAYRRAKAWWGERARTTKTDESFSADLSGTLKLVFSVMLPDAEVTAVSLEFGTVSRKEVFKALQAENWLHHHGEKNSPLAGKIKAEMRRAFYPDTDDWKARVWLQGKDVVEEALAGLTEQMNK